From Drosophila yakuba strain Tai18E2 chromosome 2L, Prin_Dyak_Tai18E2_2.1, whole genome shotgun sequence, one genomic window encodes:
- the LOC6526311 gene encoding uncharacterized protein LOC6526311 isoform X3 → MSPKYHNFEIALVYFLLLIPWPPTNVIRILCSRDNSRLVRKIVRSKWTPILDKHQVKLPLECPLHPFRDVFAPRQDAKQRDRPTQWTCRKCGKSFYQEKHLDLHFDTRHKSIINQAEDAVCLADFCDIMRCEVFETEDASSLKFGDQHIVTDIEVWGDSLGQNSALAKANAAYLSLIPRTSTLGASRAAKVQNRQLLQDKPSQASKQNQSPAGERTHPQTHHHPRDRASTTANPLRLDPSPEDGSAARPRSAGEKLLNKLKELGKAHLKPAADPETSRQNETGEEEDEKGSGQPEGSGQSADEVKTEEGSGANGNGNKARANCKPEELSKLKNRCEMLLRSCIGGLLLSMSDQAFKEMEDEMNKAVCWYLTCDRYWEDGPLEPRAFPWGLIVILIFVLSTGICFCYYIIWILFDHLFQLRRNDNQREPLLRPGIHRRRREHLHARSSSGSSLPCGLCHAARPRPGRRRDSWSAAATAASASGAAVLLPTAAAAATAAAGGIRSGFVPGAGAVSPPQSAALHRRSASGGANSGHTHPRGRSQQFLQRQHAVAPSGAAFGTASPPATSSLDEPGLPTGHFRPTRLYK, encoded by the exons ATGTCGCCTAAATATCATAATTTCGAG ATTGCACTGGTCTACTTTCTGCTGCTGATACCATGGCCACCCACGAATGTGATCAGAATCCTTTGCTCGCGAGATAACAGCCGACTGGTGCGCAAAATAGTGCGCTCCAAATGGACTCCCATTCTGGACAAGCATCAG GTGAAGCTGCCGCTGGAGTGCCCGCTGCATCCGTTCCGGGATGTTTTTGCCCCCCGGCAGGATGCCAAGCAGAGGGATCGACCTACTCAGTGGACGTGCAGGAAATGTGGGAAGAGCTTCTACCAGGAGAAGCACTTGGACTTACATTTCGACACGCGCCACAAGAGCATCATCAATCAG GCGGAGGATGCCGTTTGCCTGGCCGACTTCTGCGACATCATGCGGTGTGAGGTTTTCGAAACGGAGGACGCGTCCAGCCTGAAGTTTGGTGACCAGCACATTGTCACGGACATCGAGGTGTGGGGCGACTCCCTGGGTCAGAATTCCGCGTTGGCCAAAGCGAATGCTGCCTACTTGAGCTTAATACCTAG AACTTCCACATTGGGTGCCTCGCGTGCCGCCAAAGTACAAAACCGTCAATTACTTCAAGACAAGCCAAGCCAGGCCAGCAAGCAGAATCAGTCACCGGCAGGTGAGCGAACACATCCCCAAACCCACCACCATCCCCGAGATCGTGCATCCACCACAGCCAATCCCCTTCGCCTAGATCCATCGCCGGAGGACGGCTCGGCGGCCAGGCCGAGATCGGCGGGCGAGAAGCTACTTAACAAGCTTAAGGAGCTGGGCAAGGCGCACCTAAAGCCGGCAGCGGATCCGGAGACCAGCAGGCAGAACGAGACgggcgaggaggaggacgagaaGGGGAGTGGACAGCCCGAGGGCAGTGGCCAGTCCGCTGATGAGGTCAAGACGGAGGAGGGATCGGGTGCTAATGGAAACGGAAACAAGGCCAGAGCCAATTGCAAGCCGGAGGAGCTGAGTAAGCTGAAGAACCGCTGCGAGATGCTGCTGAGAAGCTGCATCGGAGGATTGCTACTGTCTATGTCGGATCAGGCCTTCAAGGAGATGGAAG ATGAAATGAACAAGGCGGTGTGCTGGTACTTGACGTGCGATCGTTACTGGGAGGATGGACCCTTGGAGCCCCGAGCCTTCCCCTGGGGTCTAATCGTGATCCTGATCTTCGTGCTCTCCACGGGGATATGCTTCTGCTACTACATTATCTGGATCCTGTTCGA TCACCTGTTTCAGCTCCGAAGAAACGACAATCAACGCGAACCACTACTACGGCCAGGGATCCATCGGCGCCGGCGGGAGCATCTACAtgccaggagcagcagcgggTCATCACTACCATGTGGACTATGCCACGCGGCACGACCTCGACCTGGACGCCGGCGGGATAGctggtcagcagcagcaacagcagcatctgcTTCAGGAGCAGCAGTACTActaccaacagcagcagcagcagcaacagcagcagcaggcggcatCCGTTCGGGATTTGTACCCGGAGCAGGTGCAGTATCACCGCCACAGTCCGCGGCACTACATCGCCGATCAGCGTCCGGTGGGGCCAACAGTGGGCACACCCACCCAAGGGGCCGTTCGCAGCAGTTCCTCCAACGCCAACACGCCGTTGCACCATCGGGTGCAGCATTCGGGACAGCATCCCCACCTGCAACATCGTCACTCGACGAGCCTGGCCTACCCACAGGACATTTTAGACCGACGCGACTATACAAGTAG
- the LOC6526311 gene encoding uncharacterized protein LOC6526311 isoform X1 produces the protein MSPKYHNFEIALVYFLLLIPWPPTNVIRILCSRDNSRLVRKIVRSKWTPILDKHQVKLPLECPLHPFRDVFAPRQDAKQRDRPTQWTCRKCGKSFYQEKHLDLHFDTRHKSIINQAEDAVCLADFCDIMRCEVFETEDASSLKFGDQHIVTDIEVWGDSLGQNSALAKANAAYLSLIPRTSTLGASRAAKVQNRQLLQDKPSQASKQNQSPAGERTHPQTHHHPRDRASTTANPLRLDPSPEDGSAARPRSAGEKLLNKLKELGKAHLKPAADPETSRQNETGEEEDEKGSGQPEGSGQSADEVKTEEGSGANGNGNKARANCKPEELSKLKNRCEMLLRSCIGGLLLSMSDQAFKEMEDEMNKAVCWYLTCDRYWEDGPLEPRAFPWGLIVILIFVLSTGICFCYYIIWILFDSEETTINANHYYGQGSIGAGGSIYMPGAAAGHHYHVDYATRHDLDLDAGGIAGQQQQQQHLLQEQQYYYQQQQQQQQQQQAASVRDLYPEQVQYHRHSPRHYIADQRPVGPTVGTPTQGAVRSSSSNANTPLHHRVQHSGQHPHLQHRHSTSLAYPQDILDRRDYTSSSSRPIATNMVAGSGPGQGAGAPGDAQRHYNTHPRPLETRHRHVGSSQQSLRASASTHEIVQQEAGLGQNEHYIYVTYPPDLKKRYFE, from the exons ATGTCGCCTAAATATCATAATTTCGAG ATTGCACTGGTCTACTTTCTGCTGCTGATACCATGGCCACCCACGAATGTGATCAGAATCCTTTGCTCGCGAGATAACAGCCGACTGGTGCGCAAAATAGTGCGCTCCAAATGGACTCCCATTCTGGACAAGCATCAG GTGAAGCTGCCGCTGGAGTGCCCGCTGCATCCGTTCCGGGATGTTTTTGCCCCCCGGCAGGATGCCAAGCAGAGGGATCGACCTACTCAGTGGACGTGCAGGAAATGTGGGAAGAGCTTCTACCAGGAGAAGCACTTGGACTTACATTTCGACACGCGCCACAAGAGCATCATCAATCAG GCGGAGGATGCCGTTTGCCTGGCCGACTTCTGCGACATCATGCGGTGTGAGGTTTTCGAAACGGAGGACGCGTCCAGCCTGAAGTTTGGTGACCAGCACATTGTCACGGACATCGAGGTGTGGGGCGACTCCCTGGGTCAGAATTCCGCGTTGGCCAAAGCGAATGCTGCCTACTTGAGCTTAATACCTAG AACTTCCACATTGGGTGCCTCGCGTGCCGCCAAAGTACAAAACCGTCAATTACTTCAAGACAAGCCAAGCCAGGCCAGCAAGCAGAATCAGTCACCGGCAGGTGAGCGAACACATCCCCAAACCCACCACCATCCCCGAGATCGTGCATCCACCACAGCCAATCCCCTTCGCCTAGATCCATCGCCGGAGGACGGCTCGGCGGCCAGGCCGAGATCGGCGGGCGAGAAGCTACTTAACAAGCTTAAGGAGCTGGGCAAGGCGCACCTAAAGCCGGCAGCGGATCCGGAGACCAGCAGGCAGAACGAGACgggcgaggaggaggacgagaaGGGGAGTGGACAGCCCGAGGGCAGTGGCCAGTCCGCTGATGAGGTCAAGACGGAGGAGGGATCGGGTGCTAATGGAAACGGAAACAAGGCCAGAGCCAATTGCAAGCCGGAGGAGCTGAGTAAGCTGAAGAACCGCTGCGAGATGCTGCTGAGAAGCTGCATCGGAGGATTGCTACTGTCTATGTCGGATCAGGCCTTCAAGGAGATGGAAG ATGAAATGAACAAGGCGGTGTGCTGGTACTTGACGTGCGATCGTTACTGGGAGGATGGACCCTTGGAGCCCCGAGCCTTCCCCTGGGGTCTAATCGTGATCCTGATCTTCGTGCTCTCCACGGGGATATGCTTCTGCTACTACATTATCTGGATCCTGTTCGA CTCCGAAGAAACGACAATCAACGCGAACCACTACTACGGCCAGGGATCCATCGGCGCCGGCGGGAGCATCTACAtgccaggagcagcagcgggTCATCACTACCATGTGGACTATGCCACGCGGCACGACCTCGACCTGGACGCCGGCGGGATAGctggtcagcagcagcaacagcagcatctgcTTCAGGAGCAGCAGTACTActaccaacagcagcagcagcagcaacagcagcagcaggcggcatCCGTTCGGGATTTGTACCCGGAGCAGGTGCAGTATCACCGCCACAGTCCGCGGCACTACATCGCCGATCAGCGTCCGGTGGGGCCAACAGTGGGCACACCCACCCAAGGGGCCGTTCGCAGCAGTTCCTCCAACGCCAACACGCCGTTGCACCATCGGGTGCAGCATTCGGGACAGCATCCCCACCTGCAACATCGTCACTCGACGAGCCTGGCCTACCCACAGGACATTTTAGACCGACGCGACTATACAAGTAGCTCCTCTCGCCCGATTGCTACCAACATGGTGGCTGGATCAGGACCGGGACAAGGCGCCGGAGCTCCTGGCGATGCACAGCGTCACTACAACACGCATCCGCGGCCGCTGGAAACGAGGCATCGCCACGTGGGCTCCTCGCAGCAATCCCTTCGTGCCTCCGCCTCCACGCACGAGATTGTGCAGCAGGAGGCGGGTCTGGGTCAGAACGAGCACTACATCTACGTGACCTATCCGCCGGACCTCAAGAAGCGCTACTTCGAGTGA
- the LOC6526311 gene encoding uncharacterized protein LOC6526311 isoform X2, translating into MSPKYHNFEIALVYFLLLIPWPPTNVIRILCSRDNSRLVRKIVRSKWTPILDKHQVKLPLECPLHPFRDVFAPRQDAKQRDRPTQWTCRKCGKSFYQEKHLDLHFDTRHKSIINQAEDAVCLADFCDIMRCEVFETEDASSLKFGDQHIVTDIEVWGDSLGQNSALAKANAAYLSLIPRTSTLGASRAAKVQNRQLLQDKPSQASKQNQSPADPSPEDGSAARPRSAGEKLLNKLKELGKAHLKPAADPETSRQNETGEEEDEKGSGQPEGSGQSADEVKTEEGSGANGNGNKARANCKPEELSKLKNRCEMLLRSCIGGLLLSMSDQAFKEMEDEMNKAVCWYLTCDRYWEDGPLEPRAFPWGLIVILIFVLSTGICFCYYIIWILFDSEETTINANHYYGQGSIGAGGSIYMPGAAAGHHYHVDYATRHDLDLDAGGIAGQQQQQQHLLQEQQYYYQQQQQQQQQQQAASVRDLYPEQVQYHRHSPRHYIADQRPVGPTVGTPTQGAVRSSSSNANTPLHHRVQHSGQHPHLQHRHSTSLAYPQDILDRRDYTSSSSRPIATNMVAGSGPGQGAGAPGDAQRHYNTHPRPLETRHRHVGSSQQSLRASASTHEIVQQEAGLGQNEHYIYVTYPPDLKKRYFE; encoded by the exons ATGTCGCCTAAATATCATAATTTCGAG ATTGCACTGGTCTACTTTCTGCTGCTGATACCATGGCCACCCACGAATGTGATCAGAATCCTTTGCTCGCGAGATAACAGCCGACTGGTGCGCAAAATAGTGCGCTCCAAATGGACTCCCATTCTGGACAAGCATCAG GTGAAGCTGCCGCTGGAGTGCCCGCTGCATCCGTTCCGGGATGTTTTTGCCCCCCGGCAGGATGCCAAGCAGAGGGATCGACCTACTCAGTGGACGTGCAGGAAATGTGGGAAGAGCTTCTACCAGGAGAAGCACTTGGACTTACATTTCGACACGCGCCACAAGAGCATCATCAATCAG GCGGAGGATGCCGTTTGCCTGGCCGACTTCTGCGACATCATGCGGTGTGAGGTTTTCGAAACGGAGGACGCGTCCAGCCTGAAGTTTGGTGACCAGCACATTGTCACGGACATCGAGGTGTGGGGCGACTCCCTGGGTCAGAATTCCGCGTTGGCCAAAGCGAATGCTGCCTACTTGAGCTTAATACCTAG AACTTCCACATTGGGTGCCTCGCGTGCCGCCAAAGTACAAAACCGTCAATTACTTCAAGACAAGCCAAGCCAGGCCAGCAAGCAGAATCAGTCACCGGCAG ATCCATCGCCGGAGGACGGCTCGGCGGCCAGGCCGAGATCGGCGGGCGAGAAGCTACTTAACAAGCTTAAGGAGCTGGGCAAGGCGCACCTAAAGCCGGCAGCGGATCCGGAGACCAGCAGGCAGAACGAGACgggcgaggaggaggacgagaaGGGGAGTGGACAGCCCGAGGGCAGTGGCCAGTCCGCTGATGAGGTCAAGACGGAGGAGGGATCGGGTGCTAATGGAAACGGAAACAAGGCCAGAGCCAATTGCAAGCCGGAGGAGCTGAGTAAGCTGAAGAACCGCTGCGAGATGCTGCTGAGAAGCTGCATCGGAGGATTGCTACTGTCTATGTCGGATCAGGCCTTCAAGGAGATGGAAG ATGAAATGAACAAGGCGGTGTGCTGGTACTTGACGTGCGATCGTTACTGGGAGGATGGACCCTTGGAGCCCCGAGCCTTCCCCTGGGGTCTAATCGTGATCCTGATCTTCGTGCTCTCCACGGGGATATGCTTCTGCTACTACATTATCTGGATCCTGTTCGA CTCCGAAGAAACGACAATCAACGCGAACCACTACTACGGCCAGGGATCCATCGGCGCCGGCGGGAGCATCTACAtgccaggagcagcagcgggTCATCACTACCATGTGGACTATGCCACGCGGCACGACCTCGACCTGGACGCCGGCGGGATAGctggtcagcagcagcaacagcagcatctgcTTCAGGAGCAGCAGTACTActaccaacagcagcagcagcagcaacagcagcagcaggcggcatCCGTTCGGGATTTGTACCCGGAGCAGGTGCAGTATCACCGCCACAGTCCGCGGCACTACATCGCCGATCAGCGTCCGGTGGGGCCAACAGTGGGCACACCCACCCAAGGGGCCGTTCGCAGCAGTTCCTCCAACGCCAACACGCCGTTGCACCATCGGGTGCAGCATTCGGGACAGCATCCCCACCTGCAACATCGTCACTCGACGAGCCTGGCCTACCCACAGGACATTTTAGACCGACGCGACTATACAAGTAGCTCCTCTCGCCCGATTGCTACCAACATGGTGGCTGGATCAGGACCGGGACAAGGCGCCGGAGCTCCTGGCGATGCACAGCGTCACTACAACACGCATCCGCGGCCGCTGGAAACGAGGCATCGCCACGTGGGCTCCTCGCAGCAATCCCTTCGTGCCTCCGCCTCCACGCACGAGATTGTGCAGCAGGAGGCGGGTCTGGGTCAGAACGAGCACTACATCTACGTGACCTATCCGCCGGACCTCAAGAAGCGCTACTTCGAGTGA
- the LOC6526312 gene encoding uncharacterized protein LOC6526312, translating to MQAVMDTAAMAIAMGSSGSGSGSVSGLSSGSSSGPGSSSSGSSSSGYGSATTTPTSGGHYDNSPTSMPMATIATVAPFYSEALTSLDAQQRQQQQQQQQQQNPSHYYPQNYGYGNSLPLDPAYNYSGAPYNSYSATAVGPQLSGNSYPVSGTRYEKLTPGAGAKYGASPIGATGTGIKPQATATPFYAQPLSGGAAGSGGYMSQSNATYDPYKYKIPSAQAASHAMMASNMTGSAVPGTSYGLPLNPGAVPQKQTQMSQQTQLTQLEPNYAAIKPSRSYQGMSTAAVYGATGGNSSGVMNNPSSAQYYDKYGMAMSMYSPNGGIPMYSQPDLGPDSAGLQSYRKTTSNCHWGVDYNSPNYRSLPPATGPNSTYHHPHPAPGPGPGPGPGPGHGTINSELYYGSTKYDKYGSTGVSPYVSNPYAGPSITQPYAGRNLWTGTENAPLSSRQNCCSQGYPLNQQNCYYPRGNGYGSISGPYGASASAPQSQPQYPGAASSAAAMKLKHPTDMYVGHGPYEATPSQLGYGYSPQALPGSTTSNNLNNLTSQRYTAPMGLGMGGMGIGIGMGMGMDPASGGYYNDLSLNSLESYVSPSMPQQSLRTQTYQDYRKRSGIVGPTSSGNCYLGQTGNSGGASLTNLDSQVENYVGYNLHASASSNHLNYTVESTKGTQNYNIRDFLSTWKVDDEDETSAVLEMDPPAVAVVAPVPSTPNFMYESLPPTGPQATAVVDHQGINLPDIIIDIEKANGSGNVPVDDSFGSFDVEKELDELRLKTNASEQQPVNESDALAEILRQPDPDALIEQSAAPPLHSPILNSNEAYENEPQPPVPPMDFDQNNSSNSNESTFAKEYETFIHKIDGSESDPGEATARDEGEYRENPKRFKFYKRKRRTTDPQDRLDQKDREQQVGPCQNPNEISPSTKTLARASQKLLAKKRRNCINLLKILEFESPKIKYRHYFRILKVLRKKIAYSKNRELRSILMKKQLSILKEKRLPLIKRQIKKYDATPDLRNPPSLKGLSVSALNSTEFRSSILSGTDRETVIKSAYSYKDKTDDVHEEPTLEEQGLDSRSVELQSNFRGFDDIENTNMSPKIKLRVEPDDEGSNTSPIKRAVEGVDDVQNKEEQIQAWLKNSVAPTPEPEMESEIPKQESSSSSSSSSSSSSSSSSDDDSSSSSSSQEEEGVSSSSSSSSTSSSRSSTAGEEESDFNELAALEKELSQSQTGELPPRKTIVKKESPEEVLPEAEVSNHDIAKLKQILESDGEAKPSDLSKIALNSSLKSNELVVREEMETSLLEESGSPDKCASAPTPRELSVEEALAEMYQLSDLEGKEDDEEPNTSGQDVLLVNLAEIFDSSSDLYVVQCDMNENILGVVANEDQEAEVQHNPAGLGQVCPETEEQADTLQLIQLLAEPQPEFDATPLIHHEEVIHDEKPDPQKDRRKLLKYLHGKYVQSRISRFYHAHQVLRKYKRQRAGRKRHRKVK from the coding sequence ATGCAAGCCGTCATGGACACGGCCGCCATGGCCATCGCCATGGGGTCGTCCGGTTCCGGCTCCGGATCCGTATCCGGGCTTAGCTCCGGCTCCAGTTCCGGGccgggcagcagcagcagtgggagcagcagcagcggatACGGAAGCGccacgaccacgcccaccagcgGCGGCCACTACGACAATTCGCCCACCTCAATGCCAATGGCCACCATAGCGACAGTGGCTCCGTTCTACAGCGAGGCGCTCACATCGCTGGACGCCcagcagcgacagcaacagcaacagcagcagcagcagcagaatccAAGTCACTATTACCCACAGAACTACGGATACGGAAACTCCCTGCCCCTGGATCCCGCCTACAACTACAGTGGAGCCCCGTACAACTCGTACAGCGCGACAGCAGTGGGACCACAGTTGTCCGGCAACAGTTACCCCGTAAGTGGAACTCGCTACGAGAAGCTGACTCCCGGCGCGGGAGCGAAGTACGGAGCAAGTCCAATCGGCGCAACCGGTACGGGCATCAAGCCGCAGGCTACGGCGACGCCCTTTTACGCCCAACCGCTTTCCGGCGGCGCAGCAGGCTCCGGCGGTTATATGAGCCAGTCGAATGCCACGTACGATCCGTACAAGTACAAGATTCCCTCCGCCCAGGCCGCATCGCATGCGATGATGGCGAGCAATATGACCGGCAGTGCTGTTCCGGGTACATCATATGGACTACCCCTGAATCCTGGAGCCGTGCCCCAAAAGCAGACGCAGATGTCGCAGCAGACACAGCTAACCCAACTGGAGCCCAACTATGCGGCCATCAAGCCAAGTAGAAGCTATCAGGGAATGTCCACAGCTGCGGTTTACGGCGCCACTGGTGGTAACTCCAGTGGAGTGATGAATAATCCCTCGTCAGCGCAATACTACGACAAGTACGGAATGGCCATGTCCATGTACTCGCCAAATGGCGGCATACCCATGTATAGTCAGCCCGATCTGGGCCCCGACTCCGCCGGACTGCAATCTTACAGGAAGACCACCAGCAACTGTCATTGGGGAGTGGACTATAATTCGCCGAACTACCGATCTCTACCGCCGGCGACGGGGCCCAACAGCACTTACCATCACCCCCATCCTGCCCCTGGACCGGGACCAGGGCCCGGACCTGGACCCGGACACGGAACCATCAACAGCGAACTATATTACGGGTCCACGAAGTACGATAAGTATGGGAGCACAGGTGTATCGCCGTATGTCAGCAATCCGTATGCGGGTCCTTCGATTACGCAGCCCTATGCCGGCCGGAATTTGTGGACAGGTACGGAGAACGCGCCCTTAAGTTCCCGCCAGAATTGTTGCTCTCAGGGATACCCCTTGAACCAGCAGAACTGCTATTACCCGAGGGGTAATGGGTACGGATCTATCTCCGGACCCTATGGAGCATCCGCAAGTGCCCCGCAATCGCAGCCTCAATATCCGGGAGCGGCCTCCTCCGCCGCTGCCATGAAGCTCAAGCATCCGACTGATATGTACGTGGGCCACGGCCCCTACGAAGCCACGCCCAGTCAGCTGGGCTACGGATACAGCCCACAGGCGCTGCCAGGTTCCACCACATCGAATAACCTGAATAACCTAACCAGCCAAAGATATACGGCGCcaatgggattgggaatgggtgGCATGGGAATAGGTATCGGCATGGGTATGGGAATGGATCCCGCGAGTGGGGGCTACTACAATGATCTGAGTCTCAACTCCTTGGAGAGCTATGTATCTCCGTCGATGCCCCAGCAGTCCCTGCGGACGCAAACCTATCAGGATTACCGCAAGAGATCTGGAATTGTGGGTCCCACCTCCTCGGGAAATTGTTATCTTGGACAGACTGGAAATTCAGGTGGCGCATCGCTCACCAACCTCGATTCCCAAGTGGAAAACTATGTGGGCTACAATCTCCACGCCTCGGCGTCCTCCAACCACCTAAATTACACTGTGGAGTCGACGAAAGGTACCCAGAATTACAACATTCGCGACTTTCTCTCGACCTGGAAGGTTGACGACGAAGATGAAACAAGTGCTGTTTTGGAGATGGATCCCCCGGCTGTGGCAGTGGTGGCTCCAGTACCTAGTACCCCCAACTTTATGTACGAATCTCTGCCACCAACTGGACCCCAAGCCACGGCAGTAGTGGATCATCAAGGCATCAACTTACCAGACATAATTATAGACATCGAAAAGGCCAATGGAAGCGGCAACGTTCCCGTGGACGATTCTTTTGGCAGTTTCGACGTGGAGAAGGAGCTGGATGAACTGCGTCTGAAAACGAATGCCTCTGAGCAACAGCCCGTTAACGAAAGCGATGCCTTGGCGGAGATCCTCCGACAACCAGACCCTGATGCATTGATCGAACAATCCGCGGCTCCTCCCTTGCACAGTCCCATTCTCAACAGCAATGAGGCCTATGAAAATGAACCACAACCACCTGTGCCACCTATGGACTTCGATCAGAACAACAGCTCAAACTCAAACGAGTCCACCTTCGCCAAGGAGTACGAGACCTTTATTCACAAAATCGATGGCTCGGAGAGCGACCCCGGAGAAGCGACTGCCCGGGATGAAGGGGAGTATAGAGAGAATCCAAAGAGATTTAAGTTCTATAAAAGGAAGCGCAGAACCACAGATCCCCAGGATCGGTTGGATCAAAAGGATAGAGAACAACAGGTGGGTCCTTGCCAAAATCCAAATGAAATCTCTCCTTCGACTAAAACTTTGGCCAGAGCCAGTCAAAAACTTCTTGCCAAAAAACGTCgaaattgcataaatttgctAAAGATCCTGGAGTTCGAgagcccaaaaataaaatatcggCATTACTTTAGGATACTGAAAGTCCTGCGAAAGAAAATCGCCTATAGTAAAAACAGGGAACTCCGATCTATCCTAATGAAGAAGCAGTTGAGCATATTGAAGGAGAAACGGCTGCCTCTGATTAAAAGGCAGATTAAGAAATACGATGCGACCCCGGATCTGCGCAATCCCCCAAGTCTCAAAGGGCTGAGTGTCTCGGCTTTGAATTCCACTGAATTCAGAAGCAGTATACTGAGTGGAACAGATCGGGAAACGGTCATCAAGAGTGCGTACAGCTACAAAGACAAGACTGATGATGTTCATGAAGAGCCAACTCTGGAGGAGCAGGGCTTGGACAGCCGCTCTGTGGAGCTGCAGTCAAACTTCAGGGGGTTTGATGACATCGAAAATACGAACATGTCTccgaaaattaaattgagaGTGGAGCCGGACGACGAGGGGAGCAACACGAGTCCCATCAAAAGGGCAGTGGAGGGAGTGGATGACGTTCAAAATAAGGAGGAGCAAATACAAGCCTGGCTGAAGAATAGTGTGGCACCTACCCCAGAACCTGAAATGGAAAGTGAAATCCCAAAACAAGAGTCGTCATCTTCGTCATCTTCTTCGAGTTCGAGCTCCAGTAGTTCCAGTTCGGACGAtgactccagctccagctcgaGCAGCCAGGAAGAGGAAGGCGTTTCGTCAAGTAGCAGCAGTTCCAGCACCTCCAGTTCCCGGAGTTCTACGGCTGGCGAAGAAGAAAGCGACTTTAACGAGCTGGCCGCCCTGGAAAAAGAACTCTCCCAATCGCAAACCGGGGAACTACCCCCCCGGAAGACGATCGTCAAAAAGGAGAGCCCTGAAGAGGTACTCCCAGAGGCGGAGGTCTCCAACCACGACATTGCCAAACTGAAGCAGATCCTGGAAAGCGATGGCGAAGCGAAGCCAAGTGACCTTAGTAAGATTGCCTTAAATAGTTCCTTAAAATCAAATGAGTTAGTCGTAAGAGAGGAAATGGAAACGTCTCTTTTAGAGGAATCCGGATCTCCGGATAAATGTGCTTCTGCTCCCACTCCCCGAGAACTAAGCGTCGAGGAGGCGCTGGCGGAAATGTATCAGCTTTCAGATCTCGAGGGCaaggaggacgacgaggagccGAACACCAGCGGTCAGGATGTACTGCTAGTCAATCTGGCCGAGATATTTGACTCCAGTAGTGATCTCTATGTGGTGCAGTGCGACATGAACGAGAACATCCTGGGCGTGGTGGCCAATGAGGATCAGGAGGCCGAGGTCCAACACAATCCAGCTGGCCTTGGGCAGGTGTGTCCCGAGACGGAGGAGCAGGCCGACACCCTGCAGCTCATCCAGTTGTTGGCCGAACCCCAGCCAGAATTTGATGCCACGCCACTGATACATCACGAGGAAGTAATCCACGATGAGAAGCCCGATCCGCAAAAGGATCGGCGCAAGTTGCTCAAGTATCTGCATGGGAAGTATGTACAGAGTCGGATAAGTCGCTTCTACCACGCCCATCAAGTCCTGCGGAAGTACAAGCGCCAAAGAGCCGGAAGGAAGCGCCACCGGAAGGTCAAATAG